A portion of the Anaerolineae bacterium genome contains these proteins:
- a CDS encoding ATP-binding protein, whose product MIKRDHYSACLATAAKRSPVTALLGPRQCGKTTLARIFGKQHKSHYFDLESPADQQRLQNPELMLNSLQGLIILDEIQIKPELFNILRVLVDRPENRQHFLVLGSASPHIIRNVSETLAGRVEFIELAGFNIQEINNIERLWLRGGFPRSFLAASESDSWAWRDGFIRTFLERDIPMLGITIASTAMRRFWTMLAHFHGQTWNASDVARSMGVSDKTVRSYLDILTATFMVRQLQPWHENLHKRQVKSPKIYFRDSGLLHSLLNIPDYHSLTGNPRLGASWEGFALEQVLQIMHPTEAYFWATHSGAELDLLFFQKGKRYGVEFKFNEAPKITKSMHIAVKDLSLDYLWVVYPGKEEYPVTDKIMVRPLNSV is encoded by the coding sequence ATGATTAAACGAGACCATTATTCAGCATGTCTTGCAACCGCCGCAAAAAGATCTCCTGTTACGGCGCTCCTTGGCCCCAGACAATGTGGAAAAACGACACTCGCGCGCATATTCGGCAAGCAGCATAAGTCCCACTACTTTGATCTGGAATCGCCGGCAGATCAACAAAGATTACAAAATCCGGAGTTGATGCTCAATTCTCTTCAGGGACTGATTATTCTTGATGAAATTCAAATCAAGCCGGAACTGTTCAATATATTGCGGGTCTTGGTGGACAGACCTGAAAACCGGCAGCATTTTTTAGTTCTCGGCAGCGCCTCTCCTCACATTATCAGGAATGTTTCCGAAACATTGGCCGGCAGGGTTGAATTTATTGAGCTTGCAGGGTTCAATATTCAGGAAATAAATAATATTGAGCGATTATGGCTTCGAGGTGGGTTTCCCCGCTCTTTTCTGGCTGCCTCGGAGTCTGACAGCTGGGCATGGAGAGATGGATTTATACGAACATTTCTTGAGCGTGATATTCCAATGCTGGGCATTACAATTGCTTCAACAGCAATGCGGCGATTCTGGACAATGTTGGCCCATTTTCATGGTCAAACATGGAATGCTTCAGATGTTGCCAGATCAATGGGGGTAAGCGATAAAACGGTCCGATCATACCTTGATATTCTCACAGCCACCTTCATGGTCCGTCAGCTTCAGCCATGGCACGAAAATCTGCACAAACGCCAGGTGAAATCCCCTAAAATATATTTCAGAGACTCAGGACTGCTGCACAGCTTGTTAAATATACCGGACTATCATAGCCTGACAGGTAATCCTCGACTGGGAGCATCCTGGGAAGGATTTGCCCTGGAACAGGTGTTGCAAATTATGCACCCGACTGAAGCATATTTTTGGGCCACCCATAGCGGGGCGGAGCTTGACCTTTTGTTTTTCCAGAAAGGAAAGCGCTATGGCGTTGAATTTAAATTTAATGAAGCGCCTAAGATCACAAAATCAATGCACATTGCGGTTAAAGATCTTTCCCTGGATTATTTATGGGTCGTATATCCCGGAAAAGAAGAATATCCTGTAACGGATAAAATTATGGTTCGACCGTTAAATAGTGTCTGA
- a CDS encoding flagellin gives MALRIVNNIAALNTQRWLSVSDAGMKKSLERLSSGYRINRAADDAAGLAISQSFRADIASFKVASRNASEASSLLQVGEGAMDQIGNMLTRLKELATQAASANAGTELGKIDAEKAELILEIDRISGVTEYAGTKLIDGTFGTLTPTWGSSLVDTTYDIDTTNGLNYKYTDTNTNNATVSFTFNSPVALAADTYTLATSGGTAVKMTGALGEVFEGTLAAGGLTLSFATIGLTLTGASAMTTTAFGTDTIIVTDAGYSSMTLSSSTATGTWTATSATANSITLTNTRTSDVQTVLTVDGSAQTLDFDTLGIKLTLDSAYADNEFDSFAFDVASSGSSTFQVGSSNTANDRVNISLGDATASGLGISALDLATAAGAQSALTTIDSAISALATVRGNIGAAQNRLGYAAANLATTIENVQAAESIIRDVDMASEMTDFTKNQILLQAGTAMLAQANMAPQQVLALFG, from the coding sequence ATGGCATTAAGAATTGTAAATAATATTGCAGCGTTAAATACCCAGCGTTGGTTGAGTGTTTCAGATGCTGGGATGAAAAAATCTCTTGAAAGACTCTCATCCGGTTATCGGATCAACCGTGCGGCCGATGATGCCGCCGGTTTGGCTATTTCGCAGAGTTTTCGCGCGGACATAGCAAGCTTTAAAGTGGCTTCGAGGAATGCCTCTGAGGCAAGTTCTCTGCTTCAGGTTGGTGAAGGCGCCATGGACCAGATCGGTAATATGCTGACTCGATTGAAAGAGCTGGCCACCCAGGCTGCCTCGGCTAATGCCGGCACAGAGCTGGGCAAGATCGACGCGGAAAAGGCAGAGCTGATTTTGGAAATCGACCGGATCTCAGGCGTAACCGAGTATGCCGGGACAAAGCTTATCGACGGGACGTTTGGAACGCTTACACCTACTTGGGGGTCATCTTTAGTTGATACTACCTACGATATTGATACTACAAATGGCCTGAATTACAAGTATACTGATACTAACACCAATAATGCAACTGTCTCTTTCACCTTCAACAGTCCAGTTGCACTTGCGGCGGATACATATACGTTAGCTACCAGCGGGGGAACAGCTGTTAAGATGACCGGTGCTCTCGGAGAAGTCTTCGAGGGAACCCTTGCAGCCGGTGGCTTAACTTTGTCGTTTGCAACTATAGGACTCACTCTGACTGGGGCCAGTGCTATGACCACCACGGCATTTGGTACTGATACGATTATAGTCACTGATGCGGGATACTCAAGTATGACTCTGTCTTCATCTACCGCAACCGGGACCTGGACAGCAACCAGTGCTACTGCTAACAGTATAACTCTCACCAACACCCGCACAAGTGATGTGCAGACAGTGCTCACTGTTGATGGAAGCGCACAAACCTTGGATTTTGACACGTTGGGCATCAAGCTCACTCTTGACTCAGCGTACGCGGATAATGAATTTGACAGCTTTGCATTTGATGTCGCAAGCTCTGGTTCTTCCACCTTCCAGGTGGGATCGAGCAACACTGCTAATGACAGGGTAAACATCAGCCTTGGGGATGCTACTGCGTCCGGCCTTGGCATAAGCGCTTTAGATTTAGCTACCGCTGCAGGAGCGCAATCTGCCCTTACCACCATTGACTCTGCTATATCGGCTTTGGCAACTGTCAGAGGTAATATAGGCGCTGCCCAGAACAGGCTGGGTTATGCTGCTGCGAACCTCGCTACAACTATTGAGAATGTGCAGGCCGCGGAATCTATCATCCGTGATGTGGATATGGCGTCTGAGATGACGGACTTTACCAAGAATCAGATCCTGCTTCAGGCTGGTACTGCCATGCTTGCCCAGGCAAATATGGCGCCGCAGCAGGTCTTGGCGTTGTTTGGGTAA
- a CDS encoding tetratricopeptide repeat protein — translation MAKKKSKKNKKRISLCMIVKNEEKFLPQCLKSVKDYVDEIVVVDTGSTDRTIEIAESYGANVYHHPWENNFSKHRNQSISYASGDWILIMDADEKLDAKTAPLIRAVVNEAPTAVIAFNVRSYQENGIYYTESGSPRLFKNGLNFHYRGYVHNQLFIQDKITPSPIILWHYGYDISPDQMKNKQQKSLKLLKKQIKEFPDDLPTRHHLAMTLMAMKEFEEAYREAKLTLEKMDAQGVFDNSFSWTYFVAAESLINLERFDEAESVCLKGLITFDWSLDLHHCLARIKFVKKEYNKVLEHGHEFLRLRDELQNDISRFTTFNFETVQRDWVILRAMGYAHLYQDQHDEGIDFLEKALRRTPGCDRDTLTEEIGLNLTKLKKWDKAIWFLKKLPADNEKYERGLQELGANYERLGRLDEAVTLYDRIETTFEENAEIPFKRGLLLLKLNRHDEAAAAFEKAVKRKPDHVDAWINWGLALEEQGAKDVAEGKYRAALAIDPDSAKGNLNLGLFYFKQSDYARAREYLKKCTDDLTENVYLLLALSRGHLEAGDLESMIVVCEKILRLLNLPADLLIESVSQVAELFVGIAGKLLEEKRFESFEIALDMVKHLGPESTGGLKRLSRLAFNMNEPVRGASILETVLSIDPKDPEILSLMQGHIKELEA, via the coding sequence AGGAGAAATTTCTTCCGCAGTGTTTGAAGAGCGTCAAAGACTACGTGGACGAAATTGTTGTAGTGGATACCGGTTCAACCGACAGAACAATTGAGATAGCCGAAAGCTATGGAGCCAATGTCTATCATCACCCGTGGGAAAACAATTTCAGCAAGCACCGCAATCAATCTATTTCCTATGCTTCCGGGGACTGGATACTTATTATGGATGCAGATGAAAAATTGGATGCAAAAACAGCGCCGCTGATTCGTGCGGTTGTCAACGAGGCGCCGACCGCTGTTATTGCATTTAATGTGAGAAGCTATCAGGAAAACGGTATATATTACACCGAGTCAGGTTCGCCAAGGCTTTTCAAGAACGGACTCAATTTTCACTATAGAGGATATGTCCATAACCAGCTATTTATTCAGGATAAAATCACACCGTCTCCCATTATACTCTGGCATTACGGATATGACATCTCGCCGGATCAGATGAAAAACAAGCAACAAAAATCCCTGAAACTTCTAAAAAAACAGATTAAAGAGTTTCCCGATGATTTGCCTACCCGGCATCATCTTGCCATGACGCTGATGGCCATGAAGGAATTCGAGGAGGCCTATCGGGAAGCCAAACTTACGCTGGAAAAAATGGATGCGCAGGGGGTTTTCGACAATAGCTTTTCATGGACATACTTTGTCGCAGCCGAATCTCTGATTAACTTAGAAAGATTTGATGAAGCAGAGTCCGTGTGCCTGAAAGGCCTTATTACTTTCGATTGGAGTTTAGATCTCCATCACTGTCTTGCGCGGATCAAATTTGTGAAAAAGGAGTACAATAAGGTTCTTGAACACGGCCATGAGTTTCTCAGGTTAAGGGATGAACTCCAAAATGATATTTCCCGGTTTACCACCTTTAACTTTGAGACTGTTCAAAGAGATTGGGTGATCCTGCGGGCCATGGGTTATGCCCATCTCTATCAGGACCAACATGATGAAGGCATCGATTTTTTAGAAAAAGCGTTAAGACGTACACCCGGTTGTGACCGTGACACCCTGACGGAAGAGATCGGATTGAATCTTACAAAGCTGAAAAAATGGGATAAGGCGATCTGGTTCTTGAAAAAATTGCCCGCAGATAACGAAAAGTATGAACGAGGGCTCCAGGAACTGGGCGCAAACTATGAGCGTCTGGGCCGACTTGATGAGGCGGTAACGCTATATGACCGAATTGAAACCACATTTGAAGAGAATGCGGAAATCCCGTTTAAACGGGGCTTGCTCCTCTTGAAACTGAACAGGCATGATGAGGCTGCTGCGGCCTTTGAAAAAGCGGTAAAGAGAAAACCGGACCATGTTGATGCCTGGATTAACTGGGGCTTGGCTCTGGAAGAGCAGGGGGCAAAGGATGTGGCCGAGGGAAAATACCGCGCTGCTCTTGCTATTGATCCTGATTCTGCCAAGGGCAATCTGAATTTAGGCCTTTTTTATTTCAAACAGAGCGATTATGCGAGGGCAAGGGAGTATCTAAAAAAGTGCACGGATGATTTAACGGAAAATGTTTATCTCCTGCTTGCTCTTTCAAGGGGCCACCTGGAAGCGGGCGATTTGGAATCCATGATAGTGGTTTGCGAAAAAATACTCAGACTTCTCAACCTCCCTGCAGACCTCCTCATAGAATCCGTTTCCCAGGTGGCGGAACTATTTGTCGGCATTGCAGGGAAACTCCTCGAAGAAAAAAGATTCGAATCTTTTGAAATTGCCTTAGACATGGTCAAACACCTGGGTCCGGAAAGTACAGGTGGTCTCAAAAGGCTTTCCCGACTGGCTTTTAACATGAATGAGCCGGTTCGTGGCGCAAGTATACTTGAAACTGTTCTATCCATAGATCCAAAAGACCCTGAGATCTTAAGTCTCATGCAGGGGCATATTAAAGAGCTTGAAGCCTGA